A single Kribbella aluminosa DNA region contains:
- a CDS encoding LLM class flavin-dependent oxidoreductase encodes MIVGLEIDGAGADPAAWRGAEVDPRAILTGALAVRAAQRAEAAGVDLVTFADALEAPEDVPEQVSVRLDALGLAARVAPATERIGLLPAITVTHTEPFHVQASVATLDHISGGRAGWVADVSTSAAAAEVVGRRQPVPVAETWREARYVVDVSRRLWDSWEDDAIVRDAATGRYVDRERLHYVDFVSPTFSVKGPSIVPRPPQGHPVTAIRVNTPAALEAARDADLVLLPDSEDVAAQIQALRANQRQSAAGGRSVGGGQSAGGGRSVGGGQNVGSARSVGVTADAAGRAVSVTPDSASPDQGSRPGVRPPESDTADRVAGVSRSGPVVLVSVGVRPHVDGVDGLVAAVEEWVAAGVDGVHLRPGSLELDVPVIADELLPRLRELGLVGAAERGGSLRGRLGLGRPRNTFSGSAR; translated from the coding sequence ATGATCGTCGGGCTGGAGATCGACGGGGCGGGTGCGGATCCGGCTGCGTGGCGTGGGGCGGAGGTCGATCCGCGGGCGATCCTGACCGGTGCACTGGCGGTACGTGCGGCGCAGCGGGCGGAGGCGGCCGGGGTCGACCTGGTGACCTTCGCCGATGCGTTGGAGGCGCCGGAGGACGTGCCGGAGCAGGTGAGTGTGCGGCTCGATGCGCTTGGGCTGGCGGCGCGGGTGGCGCCGGCGACGGAGCGGATCGGGTTGTTGCCGGCGATCACTGTGACGCATACGGAGCCGTTCCATGTGCAGGCGTCGGTGGCGACACTCGACCACATTTCGGGTGGGCGGGCCGGGTGGGTCGCGGATGTGTCCACGTCCGCTGCGGCGGCCGAGGTGGTCGGGCGGCGGCAGCCGGTACCCGTCGCGGAGACGTGGCGGGAGGCGCGGTACGTCGTCGATGTGAGCCGGCGGTTGTGGGACTCGTGGGAGGACGACGCGATCGTCCGGGATGCTGCCACCGGGAGGTACGTCGACCGGGAGAGGCTGCATTACGTCGACTTCGTTTCGCCAACGTTTTCCGTGAAGGGTCCGTCGATCGTTCCGCGACCTCCGCAGGGGCATCCGGTCACGGCTATCCGGGTGAACACACCGGCGGCGCTGGAGGCCGCCCGCGACGCGGACCTGGTCCTGCTGCCGGACTCGGAGGACGTCGCCGCCCAGATCCAAGCACTACGCGCGAACCAGCGCCAGTCGGCCGCCGGCGGAAGGAGTGTCGGCGGCGGCCAGAGCGCTGGCGGCGGCAGGAGTGTCGGCGGCGGCCAGAACGTCGGCAGCGCCAGGAGCGTCGGTGTGACGGCCGACGCCGCCGGCCGAGCCGTCTCCGTCACCCCGGACAGCGCGAGCCCGGACCAGGGCTCTCGGCCCGGTGTTCGGCCGCCGGAGTCGGACACTGCGGACCGGGTGGCGGGAGTTTCGCGGAGTGGGCCGGTGGTGTTGGTGTCGGTGGGGGTGCGGCCTCATGTGGATGGGGTTGACGGGTTGGTTGCAGCGGTTGAGGAGTGGGTTGCCGCAGGGGTTGACGGGGTGCATCTTCGGCCGGGGTCGCTCGAGCTGGATGTGCCGGTGATTGCGGACGAACTGTTGCCGCGGTTGCGGGAGCTCGGGCTGGTCGGGGCTGCGGAGCGAGGTGGGAGCCTGCGCGGACGGCTCGGGCTGGGGCGGCCGCGGAACACGTTTTCGGGGAGTGCGCGATGA
- a CDS encoding NtaA/DmoA family FMN-dependent monooxygenase (This protein belongs to a clade of FMN-dependent monooxygenases, within a broader family of flavin-dependent oxidoreductases, the luciferase-like monooxygenase (LMM) family, some of whose members use coenzyme F420 rather than FMN.), with protein sequence MTKQIHLAAHFPGVNNTTVWSDPASGSQIDFASFRKLAETAERGTFDFFFLAEGLRLREVKGRIHDLDVVGRPESLTVLSALAAVTTHLGLAATVNSTFNEPYELAKRLATLDHVSGGRAAWNVVTSWDAFTGENFRRGGYLDKSDRYVRAQESLRIVRKLWDSWTGDDLVLDQASGSFAREGAGAFADAGPHFDIRGRFGLPPSPQGRPVIIQAGDSDEGREFAAAGADVIFSRHGTFAAGQTFYKDVKSRLAKYGRSDESLKIMPAVTVVVADTDAEAIEKAAYIREQQVSGPTALVLAELLWGRDLSAYDPDGPLPAEDPVVGSSVTQGRVGYNDPFPIVAEWRAQAEANGWSLRQTVINQQNRQTFVGSPTTVAEAVNRHVQENAADGFVLVPHLTPGGLDDFVDRVIPLLREYGVFRSEYSGTTLRDHLGLSR encoded by the coding sequence ATGACCAAGCAGATCCATCTGGCCGCGCATTTCCCGGGGGTCAACAACACCACTGTCTGGTCGGACCCGGCGTCCGGCTCGCAGATCGACTTCGCCTCCTTCCGGAAACTCGCGGAAACAGCGGAACGCGGAACCTTCGACTTCTTCTTCCTGGCCGAAGGACTGCGACTGCGCGAGGTGAAAGGCAGGATCCACGACCTCGACGTCGTCGGCCGCCCGGAATCCCTCACCGTGCTCAGCGCACTGGCCGCGGTCACCACCCACCTCGGCCTGGCCGCAACGGTGAACTCGACCTTCAACGAGCCGTACGAGCTCGCCAAGCGCCTCGCCACCCTCGACCACGTCTCCGGCGGACGTGCCGCCTGGAACGTCGTCACGTCCTGGGACGCCTTCACCGGCGAGAACTTCCGCCGCGGCGGCTACCTGGACAAGTCCGACCGGTACGTCCGCGCGCAGGAATCACTGCGGATCGTCCGGAAACTGTGGGATTCCTGGACCGGTGACGACCTCGTCCTCGACCAGGCATCAGGCAGCTTCGCCCGCGAGGGCGCTGGGGCCTTCGCGGACGCCGGCCCGCACTTCGACATCCGCGGACGGTTCGGGCTGCCGCCGTCGCCGCAGGGCCGGCCGGTGATCATCCAGGCCGGGGACAGCGACGAGGGCCGGGAGTTCGCCGCGGCCGGCGCGGACGTGATCTTCAGCCGGCACGGGACGTTCGCGGCCGGGCAGACCTTCTACAAGGACGTGAAGTCCCGGCTGGCGAAGTACGGCCGGAGTGACGAGTCGCTGAAGATCATGCCGGCCGTGACGGTGGTGGTCGCGGACACGGACGCCGAGGCGATCGAGAAGGCGGCGTACATCCGGGAGCAGCAGGTTTCCGGGCCGACCGCTCTGGTCCTAGCGGAACTGCTGTGGGGCCGCGACCTGTCGGCGTACGACCCGGACGGGCCGTTGCCGGCCGAGGACCCGGTCGTCGGGTCGTCGGTGACGCAGGGCCGGGTCGGGTACAACGACCCGTTCCCGATCGTCGCGGAATGGCGGGCGCAGGCCGAGGCCAACGGATGGTCGCTGCGGCAGACGGTCATCAACCAGCAGAACCGGCAGACGTTCGTCGGTTCGCCGACCACGGTCGCGGAGGCGGTCAACCGGCACGTCCAGGAAAATGCGGCAGACGGTTTCGTACTCGTTCCGCATCTCACTCCGGGCGGCCTCGACGACTTCGTCGACCGGGTCATCCCGCTGCTCCGCGAGTACGGCGTCTTCCGCTCGGAGTACAGCGGTACGACGTTGCGCGATCACCTCGGACTGTCGCGATGA
- a CDS encoding FAD/NAD(P)-binding protein: protein MTVSEMRPWKVPPATVVFVGGGPRTVGLLERFAAGAEELLEGRDVHIHVVDPYPVGGGRIWRREQSRLLWMNSMTSDITIFTDESVECEGPIVPGPDLASWVAGEGAVILEKAGLEPPGPMDFPPRLVQAEYLAWVWERVVRDLPATVSTHRERAVELTADQRVILESGTEIAADAVVLALGYLDRLPTASESAWAAQAADAGLTYIPPGYTADVDLDGLWPQAPVIVRGFGQAFVDLMVLLTEGRGGWYDECDGLLTYRPSGDEPILYVGSRRGVPYHAKLGYTVAGTKPVPTHYLTKEALGDGPLDFDRDVLPLIEKELAYAHYKQLFGAHSERVRMPWEEFAKALDSWTPVTAQDWGHSGFDVEPVAAPSAAPPPARGTTAAPPSAWGQLTDAAFAAVVAGAVPDPVDRFVRREVDRPLDGLRCADRERFEQFMVELIEDDLLRRADPSCSADLAVFNALLSVYSVLSRAITDGQLSDEDRVRKVEREWHGFFSFVASGPPPRRLEELLALHRAGIVRFAGPDLDVAIDNDEFVARSPGVAGEIRARAFVEARLPSPDVLAASDPLLRGLLGSGALAADELFASDGTSLGGGQLKADSRSRAVRADGSVHPALFLLGPSVSGSAGSSGFSRPHFNGPGFRQNDAVARDLLKLLAPTVRKEERHAS, encoded by the coding sequence ATGACGGTTTCGGAAATGCGTCCGTGGAAGGTTCCGCCGGCGACCGTGGTGTTCGTCGGCGGGGGTCCGCGGACGGTGGGGCTGCTGGAGCGGTTCGCGGCCGGCGCGGAGGAGCTGCTCGAGGGTCGCGACGTACACATCCATGTCGTAGATCCGTACCCGGTGGGTGGCGGGCGGATCTGGCGGCGGGAACAGTCGCGGCTGCTCTGGATGAACTCGATGACGTCCGACATCACGATCTTCACCGACGAGTCGGTGGAGTGCGAGGGGCCGATCGTGCCGGGTCCGGACCTCGCGAGCTGGGTCGCCGGTGAGGGCGCGGTGATCCTCGAGAAGGCCGGGCTGGAGCCGCCCGGGCCGATGGACTTCCCACCGCGGCTGGTGCAGGCGGAGTACCTGGCGTGGGTGTGGGAGCGCGTCGTCCGCGATCTCCCCGCAACCGTCAGCACGCACCGGGAGCGGGCCGTCGAGCTCACCGCGGACCAGCGGGTGATCCTCGAGTCCGGTACGGAGATCGCGGCCGACGCGGTGGTCCTTGCCCTCGGCTACCTGGATCGGTTGCCGACGGCATCGGAATCGGCGTGGGCCGCGCAGGCCGCGGACGCGGGGCTGACCTACATTCCGCCGGGGTACACCGCGGACGTCGACCTGGACGGGCTGTGGCCACAGGCGCCGGTGATCGTGCGCGGGTTCGGCCAGGCGTTCGTCGACCTGATGGTGCTGCTCACCGAGGGCCGCGGCGGCTGGTACGACGAGTGCGACGGGCTGCTCACGTACCGCCCGTCCGGCGACGAGCCGATCCTGTACGTCGGCTCCCGCCGCGGCGTCCCGTACCACGCGAAACTCGGCTACACCGTTGCCGGCACCAAGCCGGTCCCCACGCACTACCTGACGAAGGAAGCGCTGGGCGACGGTCCGCTCGACTTCGATCGCGACGTACTGCCGTTGATCGAGAAAGAGCTCGCCTACGCCCACTACAAGCAACTGTTCGGTGCGCATTCCGAACGAGTACGCATGCCTTGGGAGGAGTTCGCAAAGGCGCTGGACAGCTGGACGCCCGTGACAGCCCAGGACTGGGGGCACAGCGGATTCGATGTCGAGCCTGTTGCGGCGCCCTCGGCCGCCCCGCCACCGGCGCGCGGCACCACCGCAGCCCCGCCCTCGGCGTGGGGGCAGTTGACGGATGCTGCGTTCGCGGCGGTGGTTGCTGGGGCGGTGCCTGATCCGGTGGATCGGTTCGTTCGGCGCGAGGTGGATCGGCCGTTGGACGGACTCCGCTGCGCGGATCGGGAGCGGTTCGAGCAGTTCATGGTCGAGCTGATCGAGGACGATCTGCTGCGGCGGGCGGACCCTTCCTGCTCCGCCGATCTGGCGGTGTTCAACGCCTTGCTCAGCGTCTACAGCGTGTTGTCGCGGGCGATCACCGACGGTCAGCTGTCGGACGAGGACCGGGTGCGGAAGGTGGAGCGCGAGTGGCACGGGTTCTTCTCGTTCGTGGCCAGCGGGCCGCCGCCGCGGCGGCTGGAGGAACTGCTCGCGCTGCATCGCGCCGGGATCGTCCGGTTCGCCGGGCCGGACCTGGATGTTGCCATCGACAACGATGAGTTCGTTGCCCGGAGCCCCGGTGTCGCGGGTGAGATCCGTGCCCGCGCGTTCGTCGAGGCCCGGCTGCCGAGTCCCGACGTACTCGCGGCCTCGGATCCACTGCTGCGCGGCCTGCTGGGATCCGGCGCACTGGCCGCCGACGAGTTGTTCGCTTCCGACGGAACCAGCCTCGGCGGAGGCCAGCTCAAGGCCGACTCGCGGTCCCGCGCGGTCCGCGCCGACGGCTCGGTGCACCCGGCGCTGTTCCTGCTCGGGCCCTCGGTGTCCGGCTCGGCCGGATCGTCCGGGTTCTCTCGCCCGCACTTCAACGGTCCCGGCTTCCGGCAGAACGACGCCGTCGCGCGGGACCTCCTCAAACTGCTCGCCCCGACCGTACGGAAGGAAGAACGCCATGCCAGTTGA
- a CDS encoding LLM class flavin-dependent oxidoreductase, producing the protein MPVEFLGIAGTNPASEVTPRTGGPLDLEYTSKLARAHEDNGWDRILFAYHSGSPDPAQVAAYVAGRTERINLVVAHRPNVAYPTLTAKTFSTLDQISNGRFEVHVITGGSTADQAAEGDYLAKDDRYGRTREFIQILKQAWTSDERFDFDGNHYRFEHFLADIKPVQQPRPRISFGGSSPAAYAVGAAEADVFALWGEPLAGTREQLATIDAAAAAAGRADRPTIQIAFRPIIAPTEELAWAKAENVVGRIKEAQNPPLASLGAEEATGGVRASTRLRSKTPENAGSQRLLKAVAAGERHDRALWTAPTGLTGGGGNSTALVGTPETVAAALLDYYDLGIRIFSARGYDIYDDAIDFGRHVIPLVRSEVAHREQRKAS; encoded by the coding sequence ATGCCAGTTGAGTTCCTGGGCATCGCCGGCACCAACCCGGCCAGTGAGGTCACGCCGCGGACCGGCGGCCCGCTGGACCTGGAGTACACCTCGAAGCTCGCCCGCGCCCACGAGGACAACGGATGGGACCGGATCCTGTTCGCCTACCACTCCGGCTCGCCCGACCCCGCCCAGGTCGCGGCGTACGTCGCAGGCCGCACCGAGCGGATCAACCTGGTGGTCGCGCACCGGCCGAACGTCGCCTATCCGACACTGACCGCGAAAACGTTTTCGACGCTGGATCAGATCAGCAACGGCCGGTTCGAGGTGCACGTGATCACCGGCGGCTCGACCGCGGACCAGGCGGCCGAAGGCGACTACCTGGCGAAGGACGACCGATACGGACGGACCCGCGAGTTCATCCAGATCCTCAAGCAGGCCTGGACGTCGGACGAACGGTTCGACTTCGACGGAAACCACTACCGGTTCGAGCATTTCCTGGCCGACATCAAGCCGGTCCAGCAGCCGCGACCGCGGATCTCCTTCGGCGGCTCGTCCCCGGCCGCGTACGCCGTGGGTGCGGCCGAGGCGGACGTCTTCGCGCTCTGGGGTGAACCGCTGGCCGGGACCCGGGAACAGCTCGCGACCATCGACGCGGCGGCCGCCGCCGCGGGCCGGGCGGACCGGCCGACGATCCAGATCGCGTTCCGGCCGATCATCGCGCCGACCGAGGAACTCGCCTGGGCAAAGGCGGAAAACGTTGTCGGCCGCATCAAGGAAGCCCAGAACCCGCCCCTAGCTTCGCTCGGGGCCGAGGAGGCAACCGGCGGGGTTCGGGCGAGTACCAGGCTGCGCTCGAAGACCCCGGAAAACGCGGGATCGCAGCGGTTGCTGAAGGCAGTCGCGGCCGGTGAGCGGCACGACCGAGCGCTCTGGACCGCGCCGACCGGGCTGACCGGCGGCGGCGGAAACTCCACGGCACTCGTCGGAACGCCGGAAACCGTCGCCGCCGCCCTTCTCGACTACTACGACCTCGGGATCCGGATCTTCTCCGCCCGCGGCTACGACATCTACGACGACGCGATCGACTTCGGGCGGCACGTCATCCCGCTGGTCCGGTCCGAGGTCGCCCACCGCGAGCAGAGGAAAGCGTCATGA
- a CDS encoding DUF1684 domain-containing protein has product MTVVSDLEQDWHTWHTAREHDLDTDYGWLSIVAFDWLSPTPTAIEGLPGRWWADQRAYVTAAGELTLGGEPVEGTVSATVPEAGSLSWLLYGDRLAELVLRGGRYAIRQRDPRATTRQGFAGVPAYPLDDAWIVTGYFSPYSKAQRVEVSTARDDLRQHITAVGTVHVALGGTAYELVATSAGDDRLNVSFHDRTNGEETAPWRFVTTGPVQSDGSVRIDFNRTINLPFAFTAYGTCPAPVPGNRLALPVTAGEKRVR; this is encoded by the coding sequence ATGACGGTTGTTTCCGACCTGGAGCAGGACTGGCACACCTGGCACACCGCCCGCGAGCACGACCTGGACACCGACTACGGCTGGCTGTCGATCGTCGCCTTCGACTGGCTGTCGCCGACGCCGACCGCGATCGAGGGTCTGCCCGGGCGATGGTGGGCCGACCAGCGCGCGTACGTCACGGCCGCCGGCGAGCTGACACTCGGCGGGGAGCCGGTCGAGGGAACGGTTTCCGCAACGGTTCCGGAAGCCGGATCTCTCAGCTGGCTGCTGTACGGCGACCGGCTGGCGGAGCTCGTCCTCCGGGGCGGCCGGTACGCGATCCGCCAACGGGATCCACGCGCCACGACACGCCAGGGCTTCGCCGGCGTACCGGCGTACCCGCTGGACGACGCGTGGATCGTCACCGGGTACTTCAGCCCGTACTCCAAGGCGCAGCGGGTGGAGGTGTCGACCGCGCGCGACGACCTGCGGCAGCACATCACCGCCGTCGGCACGGTGCACGTCGCGCTCGGCGGTACGGCGTACGAGCTGGTCGCGACGTCGGCGGGCGACGACCGGCTGAACGTGTCGTTCCACGACCGGACGAACGGCGAGGAGACGGCGCCGTGGCGGTTCGTCACGACCGGTCCGGTGCAGTCCGACGGGTCGGTGCGGATCGACTTCAACCGGACGATCAACCTGCCGTTCGCGTTCACCGCGTACGGGACCTGCCCGGCTCCGGTGCCGGGTAACCGCCTCGCGCTCCCGGTGACCGCCGGCGAGAAGCGGGTCAGATGA
- a CDS encoding LLM class flavin-dependent oxidoreductase — translation MKFCTYTLIDNSPDPVSGVQLSPAERFQHVVQQAQWAEELGFDAYGVGERHAQRFISSSPPVVLSYIAAVTSRIRLLTTVTVLSLLDPVRVAEDYATLDQLSGGRLDIIIGKGNDPDQNALFGYELDDQWDRNREKYELLRRLLRETGVTWSGSYRPALTDATTQPRPFRADGISLWHGSASSTESTELAARWGDPLFSANGFHPLAKYAGLIRHYRERWEAYGRDPADAVVGAGFNGLYVKKTSQQAVDGYRPIFDAFMDSPGARHNQLPFRTLEEFLEGGSVLVGSPEQVIDKFGRYQESFRHELSGISLEVPGLPADENRESVETFVTEVLPTLRSAYRSRVWN, via the coding sequence ATGAAGTTCTGTACGTACACGCTGATCGACAACTCGCCCGACCCGGTCAGCGGCGTACAGCTCTCGCCGGCCGAGCGGTTCCAGCACGTGGTCCAGCAGGCGCAGTGGGCCGAGGAGCTGGGCTTCGACGCGTACGGCGTGGGGGAGCGGCACGCACAGCGGTTCATCTCCTCGTCGCCGCCGGTCGTGCTGTCGTACATCGCCGCCGTCACGTCGCGGATCCGTTTGCTGACCACGGTGACGGTGCTGTCGTTGCTGGACCCGGTGCGGGTGGCGGAGGACTACGCGACGCTCGACCAGCTGTCGGGCGGGCGGCTCGACATCATCATCGGGAAGGGCAACGACCCGGACCAGAACGCGCTGTTCGGGTACGAGCTCGACGATCAGTGGGACCGAAACCGGGAGAAGTACGAGCTGCTCCGCCGGCTGCTGCGTGAAACCGGGGTCACGTGGTCGGGCAGCTACCGGCCGGCGCTGACGGACGCGACCACGCAGCCGCGGCCGTTCCGGGCGGACGGCATCTCGTTGTGGCACGGGTCGGCGTCGTCCACCGAGTCGACCGAGCTGGCGGCGCGCTGGGGCGATCCGCTGTTTTCCGCAAACGGTTTCCATCCGCTGGCGAAGTACGCCGGACTGATCCGGCACTACCGGGAGCGCTGGGAGGCGTACGGGCGGGACCCGGCGGATGCGGTGGTCGGCGCCGGGTTCAACGGGCTGTACGTGAAGAAGACCTCGCAGCAGGCGGTCGACGGGTACCGGCCGATCTTCGACGCGTTCATGGACTCACCGGGCGCCCGGCACAATCAGTTGCCGTTCCGGACACTGGAGGAGTTCCTCGAGGGCGGGTCCGTCCTGGTCGGGTCGCCGGAACAGGTGATCGACAAGTTCGGCAGGTACCAGGAAAGTTTCCGCCACGAGCTTTCCGGGATTTCCTTGGAGGTCCCCGGACTCCCGGCGGACGAGAACCGGGAGTCGGTTGAGACCTTCGTCACGGAGGTGCTGCCGACCCTGCGCTCGGCGTACCGCAGCCGGGTCTGGAACTAG
- a CDS encoding DUF899 family protein, whose product MSETAMPPVVPAAEWERARAELLTAEKAATRAEDRLAAQRRRLPMVEFGEYTFAGPDGPVTLRELFGDQRQLALYQFMHSGPDHFCPGCTYFTKNVANLSGLARNGIAWATVSDMPLDQMAGYWKQMGWEHVPFASSAGTTFSADCGAGGGFLLNVFFRDGDTVYRTYTTGQRGVDRLLFSTTVSDLAPYGRQEDWEDSPEGWPQEPTYG is encoded by the coding sequence ATGTCCGAGACAGCGATGCCCCCGGTCGTGCCGGCCGCGGAGTGGGAACGGGCCCGCGCCGAACTGCTGACCGCCGAGAAGGCGGCCACCCGTGCCGAGGACCGCCTGGCGGCCCAGCGCCGGCGGCTGCCGATGGTGGAGTTCGGCGAGTACACCTTCGCCGGGCCGGACGGCCCGGTCACGCTCCGGGAGCTCTTCGGCGACCAGCGGCAGCTCGCGCTCTACCAGTTCATGCACTCCGGCCCGGACCACTTCTGCCCGGGCTGCACGTACTTCACCAAGAACGTCGCCAACCTCTCCGGCCTGGCCCGCAACGGCATCGCCTGGGCGACGGTTTCCGACATGCCGCTCGACCAGATGGCCGGGTACTGGAAGCAGATGGGCTGGGAGCACGTCCCGTTCGCGTCCTCGGCCGGTACGACGTTTTCCGCGGACTGCGGCGCGGGCGGCGGGTTCCTGCTGAACGTCTTCTTCCGCGACGGCGACACCGTCTACCGGACGTATACGACCGGCCAGCGCGGCGTCGACCGGCTGCTGTTCAGCACGACCGTCAGCGACCTGGCTCCGTACGGCCGCCAGGAGGACTGGGAGGACTCCCCCGAAGGCTGGCCGCAGGAGCCAACGTACGGCTAG
- the rpmG gene encoding 50S ribosomal protein L33 gives MAKSTDVRPKITLACTVCKERNYITKKNRRNDPDRLELKKYCARCNDHTEHRETR, from the coding sequence GTGGCCAAGTCAACCGACGTTCGCCCGAAGATCACGCTGGCATGCACGGTCTGCAAGGAGCGGAACTACATCACCAAGAAGAACCGGCGGAACGACCCGGATCGTCTTGAGCTGAAGAAGTACTGCGCGCGCTGCAACGACCACACCGAGCACCGCGAAACCCGCTGA
- a CDS encoding (2Fe-2S)-binding protein, whose translation MTAVAALAKYAPRYRVEIGEPTGSEWLRVDRILEPGSPELTELLKRDDEASRHRTAHANALSMMSFYAGRAPATALLLWALEGHVLDIRPQNLWVRPHDGHGIAAVAVRSADFLPGGLETLYDVVLRQHLLPLSEELQRRTRAGLRQVYGGVAAGCAMGFCAATREEVTVEPGYLLERWQTFAAKAPGGLGRLGDVEVAGGKLVYLRNTCCLYYTSESGNGTLCGSCCLTPRADRRTAYESGRPILTV comes from the coding sequence GTGACGGCTGTGGCGGCGCTGGCGAAGTACGCGCCTCGGTACCGGGTGGAGATCGGCGAGCCGACGGGCTCCGAGTGGCTGCGGGTGGACCGGATCCTGGAGCCCGGCAGCCCGGAGCTGACCGAGCTGCTCAAGCGCGACGACGAGGCCAGTCGCCACCGTACGGCGCATGCGAACGCGCTCAGCATGATGTCGTTCTACGCCGGGCGGGCGCCGGCGACCGCGCTGCTGCTGTGGGCGCTGGAGGGCCACGTCCTCGACATCCGCCCGCAGAACCTCTGGGTCCGGCCGCACGACGGCCACGGGATCGCGGCGGTCGCCGTACGGTCGGCCGACTTCCTCCCCGGTGGGCTGGAGACGTTGTACGACGTCGTACTGCGGCAGCATCTGCTCCCGCTGTCCGAGGAGCTGCAGCGGCGGACGCGGGCGGGGTTGCGGCAGGTGTACGGCGGGGTGGCGGCCGGGTGCGCGATGGGGTTCTGCGCGGCGACGCGTGAGGAGGTGACGGTGGAGCCCGGGTACCTGCTCGAACGGTGGCAGACGTTCGCGGCGAAGGCGCCGGGCGGGCTCGGGCGGCTGGGCGACGTGGAGGTGGCGGGCGGGAAGCTCGTCTACCTGCGCAACACCTGCTGCCTCTACTACACGAGCGAGTCCGGCAACGGCACCCTCTGCGGCTCCTGCTGCCTAACCCCTAGAGCCGACCGCCGCACGGCCTACGAGTCCGGCCGCCCCATCCTCACGGTCTGA
- a CDS encoding FAS1-like dehydratase domain-containing protein, with protein MTIDATMVGRSYAAAESYQVGREKIREFADAIGDGNPAYRGADAIAPPTFAFVLGSRALEQLLNDKELGLRLDRIVHGAQKFSYIRPIKAGDDIAATATITAVRKAGDVEVIMYETALTTVDGEPIATSTSTISHNRADA; from the coding sequence ATGACGATCGACGCCACGATGGTCGGCCGGAGCTACGCGGCCGCCGAGTCCTACCAGGTCGGCCGGGAGAAGATCCGGGAGTTCGCCGACGCGATCGGTGACGGTAACCCGGCGTACCGGGGCGCTGACGCGATCGCGCCGCCGACGTTCGCGTTCGTGCTCGGCAGCCGCGCGCTCGAGCAGCTGCTGAACGACAAGGAGCTCGGCCTCCGGCTGGACCGGATCGTGCACGGCGCGCAGAAGTTCAGCTACATCCGCCCGATCAAGGCCGGCGACGACATCGCCGCGACCGCCACCATCACCGCCGTCCGCAAGGCCGGTGACGTCGAGGTGATCATGTACGAGACCGCGCTGACCACCGTCGACGGCGAGCCGATCGCCACGTCGACGTCGACCATCTCGCACAACCGGGCGGACGCATGA
- a CDS encoding MaoC family dehydratase, with product MSLAGTELPPLTITLRREDLVRYAGASGDFNPIHWNDRMAAALGLPGVIAHGMLTMASAVRVVTDWIADPADLVEYGVRFTKPVVVPDDDKGATVTFSAKVDKVTEGLAEIDITALAGEEKVLGRARAVVRVR from the coding sequence ATGAGTCTGGCCGGCACCGAGCTTCCGCCGCTGACGATCACGCTGCGGCGCGAGGACCTGGTCCGGTACGCCGGGGCCAGTGGCGACTTCAACCCGATCCACTGGAACGACCGGATGGCCGCCGCGCTCGGGCTACCCGGCGTGATCGCGCACGGGATGCTCACGATGGCGTCCGCGGTGCGGGTGGTGACGGACTGGATCGCGGATCCGGCCGATCTCGTGGAGTACGGCGTACGGTTCACGAAGCCGGTCGTCGTACCGGATGACGACAAGGGCGCGACCGTGACGTTCTCCGCGAAGGTCGACAAGGTCACGGAGGGGCTCGCCGAGATCGACATCACGGCGCTCGCCGGCGAGGAGAAGGTGCTCGGACGCGCCAGGGCGGTCGTGCGGGTCCGGTGA